ACCCTGTCCTCGCCGGACGAACCGGACGCCCACATCACGTCGACCTACTGGGAAGACGTCGAACCCTGACTCGGGCCCAGCCCGGCTACTCGGACTGACCGACGCGCAGCACCTGCACGAGCGAGTAGACGGGGACGCCCTCGATCTCTTCGACGCCGCGCTTGTCCGTCAGCACCGCGCAGGCGACGGGCTCGCCGCCGCGGTCGCGGATGGCCTCGACGGTCTCGGTCATAGTCGTGCCGCTGGTGATGGTGTCGTCGACGACGTAGCACTCGCGGCCGCGGATGCCGGCGAAGTTGCGGGAAAACGAGCCCGACAGCTCCTCGCTCTCGCCGTCGTCCCACTGGTGTTTGCTCGGTGCGTAGGTGCCGAGATCCGTGTCGAGTTCCCGGGCGACCGTCGTCGCGATGGGCGCGCCGGCCTTCTCGATGCCGATGGTCAGGTCGACCTCCTCGCCCTGTTTGGAGAGCAGGTCGGCGACGGCGCGGCCGACGTAGGTGAGCCGGGCGCTGTCGCGACCGATCGCCGACCAGTCGACGTGGATGTCGTGCGGGCTCTGGGAGGTCTTCGAGGTCGCCGTCGTCGTCGTGGCGCCGCTGCGCGAGACGAGCCACGACGCCGTCTCCTTCGAGACGTTGAGCTCGTCCGCGATCTCGCCCTTCGAGAGGCCCCCTTCGGCCAGCTCCGCCGCGCTGTCGATGAGATCGTCGATGTTCTTCATGCGTCTTACCCGTTCGTTCGCACGCGGGGGTGTTACCCGTTGTGGGTTCCAGTCGCTGGCTCGCAGGGCGCCTACGCGACCACCGGGCCCGAAGAGCCGTCCCCCGAGCCGACCGCCTGGAACGAGCCGCGGACCCGCCGTAGTGCGACCCCGATCCCAATCTACACAACGCGCCCCGACGGAACTACGACAATGGAACGCTACGACCAGCTCTATCGGCTCTACGAGGAGTTCGACGCCGAACGACTGGCCGCCCACCAGGCGTTCGTCGACCTGTTCCCGCCGCTGGACTCGCGGGTCGCGCTGACCTACTGGGAGGACGCCAGCGACGAACTCGAGGAGTTGCGCGGGGAGATACGCGACGCCTTCCCCGGCACCGGCGAGACCTACGCCGACGTGGCCGCCCACGCCACCCGCGACCAGGCTTTCGCCGGGCTCGACCTGGCGACGAAGTACGACCGGTCGGTCAACGCCCTGGTCCTCGACGTCGACGAGACGTTGCGCTCGGCGGGAACGACCGACAACGAGATCCCCCGCGAGACGCTGCACCTGCTGACCGAGTTCCACGAGGACGGGATCCCGATCGTCGTCTGTACCGGCCAGACCCTCGAGAACGTCAAGGGCTTTCTCAGCCAGGGGCTGGGCAACGCCGTCGTCAACTCCGGCGACGTGAGCGTCGTCTACGAGAGCGGGACCGGCGTGTTCACGCCCGGCCACGGCCCCGACACCAAGCGCCTGCTGTACGAGGGCCTGGACGAGACGGTCCGCGGGGTGTTCGACCGCCTGCGCCAGCGCGTGCTCTCCGAGGCGCCCGAGACGGTCGCCCGCGGCTGCCACCTCCAGGGCAACGAGTTCAACGTCACGCTGAAGCCGAACTTCGAGACCGGGAGCGACGACGCCGTCGCCGTGATCGACGACGCGCTCGTCTACCTGCTCGACCTGCTCGGCGTCGTCGTCGCCGAGTGCGTCGAGGGCATCCAGGCGGGCGAGCGCGGCGACGACGAAGACGTTCTCGGCGCGGCCGCCGGCGAGTGGACCCGGGCGTTCTACGCCGCTCGGGACCCGGAGATCGAGGCGGTGCTCGACGACCGGGGCGAACTGCCGGCGGAGGGCGCCGAGACCGAAGGGGCGGATGGGACCGGCGAGTCGGGCGTGCCCGACGCGGTCGCGGCGTTCCTCGACCGCGTGGACGTGGCCTACTACGAGGGCGACGCGGCGGAGGTCGTGAGCCGGGAACTCGACAAGCCCGGCGGGGTCGAGGCGGCCTTCGAAGTGCTGGGGGTCGACGACCCGTTCGCGCTGGTGCTGGGCGACAGCAAGAGCGACCTGCGGGTGATGGAATGGGTCGCCGAGCGCGACGCGGGGATCGCCGCCGCGCCCGAGCACGCCTCGACGGTCGTCCTCGAGCACGTCCGGGAGCGCGACGACCTCGTCTTCCCCGCGGGCGACGCCGGCGACGTGCTGCGGACGGTGTACGCCCTCGACAGGC
This DNA window, taken from Halosimplex litoreum, encodes the following:
- the gfcR gene encoding transcriptional regulator GfcR; this encodes MKNIDDLIDSAAELAEGGLSKGEIADELNVSKETASWLVSRSGATTTTATSKTSQSPHDIHVDWSAIGRDSARLTYVGRAVADLLSKQGEEVDLTIGIEKAGAPIATTVARELDTDLGTYAPSKHQWDDGESEELSGSFSRNFAGIRGRECYVVDDTITSGTTMTETVEAIRDRGGEPVACAVLTDKRGVEEIEGVPVYSLVQVLRVGQSE
- a CDS encoding HAD family hydrolase, with protein sequence MERYDQLYRLYEEFDAERLAAHQAFVDLFPPLDSRVALTYWEDASDELEELRGEIRDAFPGTGETYADVAAHATRDQAFAGLDLATKYDRSVNALVLDVDETLRSAGTTDNEIPRETLHLLTEFHEDGIPIVVCTGQTLENVKGFLSQGLGNAVVNSGDVSVVYESGTGVFTPGHGPDTKRLLYEGLDETVRGVFDRLRQRVLSEAPETVARGCHLQGNEFNVTLKPNFETGSDDAVAVIDDALVYLLDLLGVVVAECVEGIQAGERGDDEDVLGAAAGEWTRAFYAARDPEIEAVLDDRGELPAEGAETEGADGTGESGVPDAVAAFLDRVDVAYYEGDAAEVVSRELDKPGGVEAAFEVLGVDDPFALVLGDSKSDLRVMEWVAERDAGIAAAPEHASTVVLEHVRERDDLVFPAGDAGDVLRTVYALDRLVAAE